In Deefgea piscis, the genomic window AAAAATGTCTGTGCGTCGTTTAATCGTCGGTCACGCTGAAGAAATCGAAATGGATACAGCGGGCCGTATTTTAATCCCTGCGACTTTAAGGCAACGCGCGCAACTGAATAAGGCGGTTGCTTTGGTTGGCATGGGAAATAAATTCGAATTGTGGGATGAAGCTAAATGGAATGCCGTAACGGATTCTGTGATGGCGATGGATCCGCATGAATTAGAAAACAATATGGAAGGAATCGTGCTTTGAGTGAAGTGGTTGGAACAAACTTCGTGCATTGCACGGTATTGCTCAATGAGGCAGTGGATGCGTTAGCGATCCAGCCTGATGGCACTTATGTGGATTGCACGTTTGGCCGTGGTGGTCATTCTCGATTGATTTTGTCCAAATTAGGACCCAATGGTCGCTTAATCGCATTTGATAAAGATTTATATGCGATTGCCGAAGCAGCAACGATTACAGATCCTCGTTTCACGATTGTGCACGAGGGCTTTGTCACGTTGGCTGAATCTCTTGCCCGGCTCGGGATCGAAAAAATAGATGGTTTATTGATGGATTTAGGCGTGTCCTCACCACAATTGGATGATGGCGCGCGCGGATTTAGCTTTAGATTTGATGCGCCCTTGGATATGCGTATGGATACGACCCGAGGGCAAACAGCGGCTGAATGGCTCAATTTGGCCGAAGAAAAAGATATTGCAGAGGTGGTAAAAGATTATGGCGAAGAACGGTTTGCTAGGCAGGTTGCAGCAGCGATTGTTACGCGTAGGGCAAGCAAACCTTTTGCTA contains:
- the mraZ gene encoding division/cell wall cluster transcriptional repressor MraZ translates to MLGGVSSLSLDSKGRLAMPAKYRALLCAEGRLVITIDPAGCVLIYPEAQWIPVRDQLNTLSGSKMSVRRLIVGHAEEIEMDTAGRILIPATLRQRAQLNKAVALVGMGNKFELWDEAKWNAVTDSVMAMDPHELENNMEGIVL
- the rsmH gene encoding 16S rRNA (cytosine(1402)-N(4))-methyltransferase RsmH, which gives rise to MVGTNFVHCTVLLNEAVDALAIQPDGTYVDCTFGRGGHSRLILSKLGPNGRLIAFDKDLYAIAEAATITDPRFTIVHEGFVTLAESLARLGIEKIDGLLMDLGVSSPQLDDGARGFSFRFDAPLDMRMDTTRGQTAAEWLNLAEEKDIAEVVKDYGEERFARQVAAAIVTRRASKPFATTGELSEVVATAVRTREPGQNPATRTFQAIRIYINRELEELSLALPQALRLLKTGGRLSVIAFHSLEDRIVKRFIQDAAKGDHLPSRLPVRASEIAAAPLQILGKPIRASEIEIKANPRARSAILRVAARTAGPL